The Mesorhizobium loti genome includes a region encoding these proteins:
- a CDS encoding NAD(P)/FAD-dependent oxidoreductase → MQSYDVVIIGAGAAGMMCAVEAAKRGRSVLILDHAAMPGEKIRISGGGRCNFTNIHASPKNFLSGNPHFCISALSRYTQRDFIALVERHRIAYHEKTLGQLFCDGSARQIIDMLVSEMQGRGVELALSTRVEDVRKTAEGFVLALSTGLVACQSLVVACGGKSIPKMGATGFGYELAERFGLAIIETRPALVPLTFDANTLERLAPLAGNAVDAEVACGKTRFSEAMLFTHRGVSGPSILQISSYWREGDEIRIAMLPGVDVADLVRAAKRGNGRQAVQTVLANHLPKRLAQSIAERTGIDGNLADLSDAQIKTVAAAVNDWRIKPAGSEGYRTAEVTLGGVDTNGLDQKTMQAKSVPGLFFIGEAVDVTGWLGGYNFQWAWSSGWVAGQAA, encoded by the coding sequence ATGCAATCCTATGATGTCGTGATCATCGGCGCGGGTGCCGCCGGAATGATGTGCGCCGTGGAGGCGGCCAAGCGCGGTCGTTCGGTGCTGATCCTCGATCATGCGGCAATGCCGGGCGAAAAGATCCGCATCTCCGGCGGCGGCCGGTGCAATTTCACCAACATCCATGCCAGCCCGAAGAATTTTCTCTCGGGCAATCCGCATTTCTGCATTTCGGCGCTCAGCCGCTACACGCAGCGCGATTTCATCGCCCTCGTCGAACGCCACCGCATCGCCTATCACGAGAAGACGCTGGGGCAGCTGTTCTGCGACGGCTCCGCACGCCAGATCATCGATATGCTGGTCTCGGAAATGCAGGGCCGGGGCGTGGAGCTGGCACTGTCGACCAGGGTTGAGGATGTCCGCAAAACCGCAGAGGGTTTTGTGCTTGCCCTCTCCACAGGTTTGGTTGCTTGCCAGTCTCTGGTGGTGGCCTGCGGCGGCAAGTCGATCCCAAAGATGGGGGCGACCGGATTCGGCTATGAGCTTGCCGAACGGTTCGGCCTTGCCATCATCGAAACGCGGCCGGCGCTGGTGCCGCTGACCTTCGATGCAAACACGCTCGAGCGGCTGGCGCCGCTGGCCGGCAACGCTGTCGACGCGGAAGTCGCCTGCGGCAAGACGCGGTTTTCCGAAGCGATGCTGTTCACGCATCGCGGTGTCAGTGGACCGTCCATCCTGCAGATCTCTTCCTATTGGCGCGAGGGCGATGAAATCCGCATCGCCATGCTGCCGGGGGTGGATGTGGCGGATCTCGTTCGTGCCGCCAAGCGCGGCAATGGGCGGCAAGCGGTGCAGACAGTGCTGGCAAACCATCTGCCGAAGCGGCTGGCGCAATCGATCGCCGAGCGCACCGGGATCGACGGCAACCTCGCCGATCTTTCCGACGCCCAGATCAAAACCGTCGCCGCCGCGGTCAATGACTGGCGCATCAAGCCCGCTGGTTCAGAGGGCTACCGCACCGCCGAAGTGACGCTGGGCGGGGTCGACACCAACGGGCTGGACCAGAAGACGATGCAGGCGAAATCCGTGCCGGGCCTGTTTTTCATCGGTGAAGCCGTCGATGTCACGGGCTGGCTGGGCGGCTATAATTTCCAGTGGGCATGGTCGTCGGGCTGGGTGGCGGGGCAGGCGGCATAG
- a CDS encoding DUF1801 domain-containing protein, which translates to MNPSEQIDQLLAGLTDWRAETLAGIRKTILAADPDIVEEWKWMGSPVWCLDGNIVVGNAHKDKVKLTFSHGARLPDPDKLFNNGFGGKVWRAIDILEGDKLDERALKELVRAAIGYNQAKKKKKAPAAGAKPQK; encoded by the coding sequence ATGAACCCATCCGAACAGATCGACCAGCTGCTCGCCGGCCTCACGGACTGGCGCGCCGAGACGCTCGCCGGCATCCGCAAGACCATCCTTGCAGCCGACCCGGACATCGTCGAGGAGTGGAAGTGGATGGGCAGCCCGGTATGGTGCCTCGACGGGAACATCGTGGTCGGCAACGCCCACAAGGACAAGGTGAAGCTCACCTTTTCCCATGGCGCGCGCCTGCCGGACCCCGACAAACTGTTCAACAACGGTTTTGGCGGCAAGGTCTGGCGGGCAATCGATATCCTTGAGGGCGATAAGCTCGATGAGCGTGCCCTGAAAGAGCTCGTCCGTGCCGCCATCGGATACAATCAGGCCAAAAAGAAGAAGAAGGCACCGGCGGCTGGAGCGAAGCCACAGAAGTAA
- a CDS encoding dienelactone hydrolase family protein, which translates to MTKQDLQIKTRDGVAKAGLFRSAKASPAKAGVILYQDAFGPRPALDSMAERLAHEGYAVLVPDLFYRNAPYGPFDAKTAFVEENTKAALMALVTGTTQDMTISDSGAFLDALAAEGITGPIGTVGYCMGGGRALNAAATYPDRIRAAASFHGGNLASDAADSPHRKAASIKARVYVGTSGVDRSFPPEQSARLAEALRVAEVDHVIENYVGVAHGWCVPDHSVFNAAGAERHWKRLTTLFAETLI; encoded by the coding sequence ATGACGAAGCAGGACCTTCAGATCAAGACCAGGGATGGCGTTGCCAAAGCAGGGCTTTTCCGCTCGGCAAAAGCATCTCCTGCCAAGGCCGGCGTCATTCTCTATCAGGACGCCTTCGGTCCGCGGCCGGCGCTCGACAGTATGGCCGAGCGGCTGGCACATGAAGGTTATGCGGTGCTGGTGCCGGACCTGTTCTACCGCAATGCGCCTTACGGGCCCTTCGACGCCAAGACCGCCTTTGTCGAGGAAAACACCAAGGCGGCGCTGATGGCGCTGGTCACCGGCACGACGCAGGACATGACCATCAGCGACAGCGGTGCATTCCTCGACGCACTCGCTGCCGAGGGCATCACCGGGCCGATCGGCACCGTCGGCTATTGCATGGGCGGCGGCCGGGCATTGAATGCGGCTGCAACCTATCCCGACAGGATAAGGGCGGCAGCGAGCTTCCATGGCGGCAATCTGGCCAGCGACGCTGCCGACAGCCCGCATCGCAAGGCAGCCTCCATCAAGGCGCGTGTCTATGTCGGCACATCAGGCGTCGACAGGAGTTTTCCGCCGGAACAGTCGGCGCGACTGGCCGAGGCGCTGAGGGTCGCGGAAGTCGACCATGTCATCGAGAACTATGTCGGCGTGGCGCATGGCTGGTGCGTGCCCGATCATAGCGTTTTCAATGCCGCGGGTGCGGAACGCCACTGGAAGCGATTGACGACGCTGTTCGCCGAAACCCTGATCTGA
- a CDS encoding MFS transporter, with product MNQSFRHPDPKPRSEAVKGLELIDAEADSLPAPQPPELRSRAARIVLGASLVLIAFSLRPLFSSLSVLLPEVMQATGLSTTGASLLTTLPVLCLGLFAPFAPKLAQRYGAERTLLGALALLVLGTGLRWFESVPLLFVATFLAGGAIAIGNVLLPGLVKRDFADRAAIMTGLYTMALCAGSAAAAGFTLPIEHFITGSWSGALAAWAVPTLVVLLIWIPQALGSRRQVSHQGFRVVGLWRDRLAWQVTLFMGLQSALAYCIFGWLAPILRERGFDAATAGAMVSVSVMAQVITCLAVPSFAMRLKDQRGINVALVAIAVIALLGILFAPTSTVLFWAVLQGIGQGGLIAAAMSLIVLRSPDSHVAAHLSGMAQGVGYVLAAFGPLLVGLIRSWTGSFSGTAFLFVALGLGVAVMGLGAGRALHVGARTVRADDR from the coding sequence ATGAACCAGAGTTTTCGTCACCCTGACCCGAAGCCGCGATCCGAGGCCGTCAAGGGTCTGGAACTCATCGATGCGGAAGCCGATAGCCTTCCCGCGCCGCAGCCGCCTGAACTGCGCAGCCGTGCCGCGCGTATCGTGCTTGGCGCGAGCCTCGTGCTGATTGCCTTCAGCCTGCGGCCACTGTTTTCCAGCCTGTCGGTGCTGTTGCCCGAAGTGATGCAGGCGACCGGGCTTTCGACGACAGGCGCCAGCCTGCTGACGACGCTGCCCGTTCTGTGCCTGGGTCTGTTCGCGCCGTTCGCGCCAAAACTTGCCCAACGCTATGGGGCTGAACGCACCTTGCTCGGCGCACTCGCGCTGCTGGTGCTGGGAACCGGGCTGCGCTGGTTCGAATCGGTTCCCCTGCTGTTTGTCGCCACCTTCCTGGCCGGCGGCGCCATTGCCATCGGCAACGTGCTGCTGCCGGGCCTGGTGAAGCGTGATTTCGCCGACAGGGCTGCCATCATGACGGGGCTCTACACCATGGCCTTGTGCGCCGGTTCGGCGGCGGCCGCCGGCTTCACCCTGCCGATCGAGCATTTTATCACCGGTTCATGGTCAGGAGCGCTCGCAGCCTGGGCGGTGCCGACGCTGGTCGTGTTGCTGATCTGGATTCCGCAGGCGCTTGGCAGCCGCCGGCAGGTGAGCCATCAAGGATTTCGCGTCGTCGGGCTTTGGCGCGATCGCCTGGCCTGGCAAGTCACGCTGTTCATGGGGCTGCAGTCGGCGCTTGCCTATTGCATCTTCGGCTGGCTAGCGCCGATCCTGCGCGAGCGCGGTTTCGATGCGGCCACCGCCGGCGCCATGGTTTCGGTTTCGGTGATGGCGCAGGTCATCACGTGCCTTGCCGTGCCGTCCTTTGCGATGCGGTTGAAGGACCAGCGCGGCATCAATGTGGCGCTCGTTGCCATAGCGGTGATAGCGCTGCTCGGCATTCTGTTCGCACCGACCTCGACGGTGCTGTTCTGGGCGGTCCTGCAAGGCATCGGGCAGGGCGGCCTGATCGCGGCTGCCATGAGCCTCATCGTGCTGCGGTCGCCGGATTCGCATGTCGCCGCGCATCTTTCGGGCATGGCGCAAGGCGTCGGCTATGTGCTGGCGGCCTTCGGTCCGCTGCTGGTGGGCCTGATCCGCAGCTGGACCGGCAGTTTTTCGGGAACGGCGTTCCTGTTCGTCGCGCTCGGGCTTGGCGTAGCCGTCATGGGGCTCGGCGCCGGCCGCGCGCTGCATGTCGGCGCACGGACCGTGCGCGCCGACGACCGATAG
- a CDS encoding 4Fe-4S dicluster domain-containing protein has product MIAPAGSVDRIAAALLANGLVVRGGFNFAPGDAPPAGSSGAPAAAVLLVGQAGAAPWPHFLRWREQQPRATANPLDTWSREVIGAVADTFGARAVSPSDRPYLPFQQWAMRAEGLKPSPLGILMHPRYGLWHAYRGALLFEDELLVQDAEAAPHLCDSCVEKPCLKSCPVDAYSEQGFAYQSCLAHVRGANGEPCRSGGCLDRNACPYGTAYRYPPEVQAFHMASFAAVDG; this is encoded by the coding sequence ATGATTGCGCCTGCCGGCAGCGTTGACCGCATTGCTGCGGCGCTCCTTGCCAACGGCCTTGTTGTTCGCGGCGGTTTCAATTTTGCGCCAGGCGATGCGCCGCCAGCGGGATCATCGGGTGCGCCGGCAGCGGCCGTCCTGCTGGTAGGGCAGGCGGGCGCAGCACCTTGGCCGCATTTCCTGCGTTGGCGGGAGCAACAGCCACGGGCAACCGCCAATCCGCTCGACACGTGGTCGCGCGAAGTGATCGGCGCCGTGGCGGACACATTCGGGGCGCGGGCCGTTTCGCCTTCCGACAGGCCTTATCTGCCGTTCCAGCAATGGGCGATGCGAGCGGAGGGGCTGAAGCCGTCGCCGCTCGGCATCCTCATGCATCCGCGATACGGGCTCTGGCACGCCTATCGCGGCGCGCTGCTGTTCGAGGACGAGCTTTTGGTTCAAGACGCTGAGGCAGCGCCCCACCTTTGCGATAGCTGTGTCGAAAAACCCTGCCTGAAATCCTGCCCGGTCGACGCCTATTCCGAGCAAGGCTTCGCCTATCAATCCTGCCTGGCGCATGTGCGGGGAGCGAATGGCGAACCCTGCCGCAGCGGCGGCTGTCTCGACCGCAATGCCTGTCCCTATGGCACGGCCTATCGCTACCCGCCGGAGGTCCAGGCGTTTCACATGGCAAGCTTTGCGGCGGTGGACGGCTGA
- a CDS encoding VOC family protein, whose translation MKIKLTSVYVDNQENALHFYTDVLGLAKKADFSNGPYRWLTVASAEEPDGTELQLALNDNPAAKAYQEAIFKQGQPAVMFFTDDVKGDYERIKAKGGAFIKPPTEVTGSTIAQLNDSCGNLVQITQLARW comes from the coding sequence ATGAAGATCAAGCTGACCAGCGTGTATGTGGACAACCAGGAAAACGCACTGCACTTCTACACCGACGTGCTGGGCCTCGCCAAAAAGGCCGATTTCAGCAATGGGCCCTATCGCTGGCTGACCGTGGCCTCGGCCGAAGAGCCTGATGGAACCGAGCTGCAGCTCGCGCTCAACGACAACCCGGCCGCCAAGGCCTATCAGGAAGCCATCTTCAAGCAGGGCCAGCCCGCGGTCATGTTCTTCACCGACGACGTCAAGGGCGATTATGAGCGCATCAAGGCGAAGGGTGGCGCGTTTATCAAGCCGCCGACCGAGGTGACCGGTTCGACTATCGCCCAGCTGAACGACAGCTGCGGCAACCTCGTTCAGATCACCCAGCTGGCGCGCTGGTAA
- a CDS encoding helix-turn-helix transcriptional regulator has protein sequence MTNAHDVLFRTLSDPTRRAIFERLCRQGEQTVGALTAQSGVSQPAVSKHLSVLRQAGLVRDRHEGRQTHYSAQLAALSPLTDWTNQMNAFWQSRFDDLENLLKRMDQ, from the coding sequence ATGACCAACGCTCACGATGTCCTCTTCAGAACGCTCTCCGATCCGACGCGCCGAGCGATCTTCGAGCGCCTGTGCCGGCAAGGCGAGCAGACGGTCGGCGCCCTGACGGCTCAGTCAGGGGTCTCGCAGCCGGCGGTGTCGAAGCATCTCAGCGTGCTCCGGCAGGCCGGGCTGGTGCGTGACCGCCATGAGGGACGGCAGACCCACTATAGCGCACAGCTCGCAGCGCTTTCTCCCCTGACCGACTGGACGAACCAGATGAACGCGTTCTGGCAAAGCCGGTTCGATGACCTCGAAAATTTGCTCAAAAGAATGGACCAATGA
- a CDS encoding DUF3520 domain-containing protein gives MVDDNELKRLRDAAVPAPAQDAKARAFEAALRAYDQENISAVTQGSVGGLRLTERAQKLWSEIMQKKLIATPALAGLVALPIAGYATFHLLREQPPKFGGDEKISETLADKPPTLKPTTAEPKPAPTGLEKDKKADADVESRDATDALVAPASPPKSESTVAGGTAQQESATGAPRQDAADAGKTNVAPPAPAPTGEFALDGTTSAPSTSRVARMPAESKLMVQPPSTLPADQVQPQEENRDRVQDFKTNPVHAALEDPVSTFSIDVDTASYSFVRSSLKQGTLPQADTVRVEEMINYFPYDWKGPDSASTPFNSTVSVMPTPWNTQTRLMHVAIKGFDVKPTEQPKANLVFLIDVSGSMDEPDKLPLLKSAFRLLVSKLKADDTISIVTYAGDAGTVLEPTKASEKDKILNAIDNLTPGGSTAGEAGIKEAYRLAQKSFVKDGVNRVMLATDGDFNVGQTDDDDLKRLIESERKTGVFLSVFGFGRGNLNDQMMQTIAQNGNGTAAYIDTLAEAEKVLVEDASSTLFTIAKDVKIQVEFNPNKVSEYRLIGYETRALNREDFNNDRVDAGDIGSGHSVTAIYEITPKGSGGEQIDPLRYGQASVDNGGVANADEYAFVKIRYKLPNEDVSKLITTPVTSANEISSFDQASTDQRFSVAVAAFGQKLRDEDATAKFGYDKIMEIATAARGADPFGYRSEFLSLVRLASALGGNR, from the coding sequence ATGGTCGACGACAACGAACTCAAGAGATTGCGCGATGCAGCAGTGCCGGCGCCCGCCCAGGACGCCAAGGCGCGTGCTTTCGAAGCCGCCCTGCGCGCCTACGATCAGGAAAATATTTCTGCTGTCACCCAAGGATCGGTTGGCGGGCTTCGTCTCACAGAGCGAGCACAAAAGCTCTGGAGCGAGATCATGCAAAAGAAACTCATTGCCACGCCGGCCCTTGCCGGGCTCGTCGCCCTGCCGATCGCCGGATACGCCACCTTCCATTTGCTGAGGGAACAGCCGCCCAAATTCGGCGGCGACGAGAAGATCAGCGAGACGCTGGCCGACAAGCCGCCGACCCTGAAGCCGACGACCGCCGAGCCGAAGCCGGCTCCGACCGGGCTGGAGAAGGACAAGAAAGCCGACGCCGATGTGGAAAGCCGCGACGCCACCGATGCGCTTGTGGCGCCGGCCTCGCCGCCGAAATCCGAATCGACCGTTGCCGGTGGCACGGCGCAGCAGGAATCGGCGACGGGCGCTCCCCGACAGGATGCTGCCGACGCAGGAAAGACGAACGTTGCACCCCCGGCGCCAGCCCCGACCGGCGAGTTTGCGCTGGATGGCACGACAAGCGCGCCCAGCACCTCTCGGGTTGCCCGCATGCCGGCCGAGTCCAAGCTGATGGTGCAGCCGCCGTCGACCTTGCCGGCCGACCAGGTGCAGCCGCAGGAGGAAAATCGCGACCGCGTTCAGGATTTCAAGACCAATCCGGTGCATGCAGCACTCGAGGACCCGGTCTCGACCTTCTCGATCGATGTCGACACGGCCTCCTATTCCTTCGTGCGCAGCTCGCTGAAGCAGGGCACCCTGCCGCAGGCCGATACGGTGCGCGTCGAGGAGATGATCAACTACTTCCCCTATGACTGGAAGGGTCCGGACTCGGCCTCGACGCCGTTCAACTCGACCGTCAGCGTCATGCCGACGCCGTGGAACACGCAGACCAGGCTGATGCACGTCGCCATCAAGGGTTTTGACGTCAAGCCGACCGAGCAGCCGAAGGCCAATCTGGTGTTCCTGATCGACGTCTCGGGTTCGATGGACGAGCCTGACAAGCTGCCGCTGCTCAAATCGGCTTTCCGGCTGCTGGTCAGCAAGCTGAAGGCCGACGACACCATCTCGATCGTCACCTATGCGGGTGATGCCGGCACGGTCCTGGAGCCGACCAAGGCGTCCGAGAAGGACAAGATTCTCAATGCCATCGACAATCTGACGCCCGGCGGCAGCACAGCTGGCGAGGCGGGTATCAAGGAGGCCTACAGGCTGGCGCAAAAGTCCTTCGTCAAGGATGGCGTCAACCGTGTGATGCTGGCCACAGACGGCGACTTCAATGTTGGTCAGACTGATGATGACGACCTCAAGCGGTTGATCGAGAGCGAGCGCAAGACCGGTGTCTTCCTGTCGGTGTTCGGCTTCGGTCGCGGCAATCTGAACGACCAGATGATGCAGACCATCGCGCAGAACGGCAACGGCACCGCCGCCTATATCGACACGCTGGCCGAGGCCGAAAAGGTGCTCGTCGAGGATGCCTCCTCGACGCTGTTCACCATCGCCAAGGACGTGAAGATCCAGGTCGAGTTCAATCCCAACAAGGTCTCGGAATACCGCCTGATCGGCTACGAGACCCGGGCGCTGAACCGCGAGGATTTCAACAATGACCGGGTCGATGCCGGCGATATCGGCTCGGGTCACTCGGTCACCGCGATCTATGAAATCACGCCCAAGGGCAGCGGTGGCGAGCAGATCGATCCGCTGCGTTATGGCCAGGCGTCGGTGGACAATGGCGGCGTCGCCAATGCGGACGAGTATGCCTTCGTCAAGATCCGCTACAAGCTGCCGAATGAGGATGTCTCGAAGCTGATCACCACGCCGGTGACCTCGGCCAACGAGATTTCGTCCTTCGACCAGGCCAGCACCGACCAGCGTTTCTCCGTCGCGGTTGCGGCCTTTGGCCAGAAGCTGCGCGACGAGGATGCGACCGCGAAGTTCGGTTACGACAAGATCATGGAGATTGCCACTGCCGCTCGAGGAGCCGACCCGTTTGGGTACAGGTCCGAGTTCCTCTCGCTTGTGCGCCTTGCCTCGGCGCTGGGCGGTAACCGGTAG
- a CDS encoding RNA polymerase sigma factor: MAMMLDESEASDAELIGRAKSGDRGAFSKLLERHYDFVYRAAYRWCGKKADAEDIAQEVCVRLGKAIRDYRGGGAFTTWLYSVTMNAARDVMRKTARETVKTEAYGVHALISGETSTEPEDPAEALWAAVRQLPDKQRDAVLLVYGEGLSHAAAAEAMAISETTVSWHIHEAKKRLKTLMRSAGEV, from the coding sequence ATGGCGATGATGCTGGATGAAAGCGAAGCCTCCGACGCCGAATTGATCGGGCGGGCGAAGAGCGGAGACAGGGGGGCCTTCAGCAAATTGCTGGAGCGTCACTACGACTTCGTCTATCGCGCCGCCTATCGCTGGTGCGGCAAGAAGGCCGATGCCGAAGACATCGCCCAGGAAGTCTGCGTGCGGCTCGGCAAGGCGATCCGCGACTATCGCGGCGGCGGCGCTTTCACGACATGGCTCTATTCCGTGACGATGAACGCGGCGCGCGACGTGATGCGCAAGACCGCGCGCGAGACGGTCAAGACCGAGGCCTATGGCGTTCATGCGCTGATCTCGGGCGAGACGTCGACCGAACCGGAAGACCCGGCCGAGGCGCTGTGGGCGGCGGTGCGGCAATTGCCCGACAAGCAGCGCGATGCGGTGCTGCTGGTCTATGGCGAGGGCCTGAGCCACGCGGCCGCCGCCGAGGCGATGGCGATCTCGGAGACGACGGTTTCCTGGCACATCCATGAAGCGAAGAAACGGCTGAAGACGCTGATGCGCTCGGCCGGGGAAGTGTGA
- a CDS encoding SRPBCC domain-containing protein has translation MTNTATETRSVIVEREIPYPPEKIWRALTQPHLIEEWLMKNNFKPVVDHRFNLSADWGGVDCQVQTVEPNKTLSYTWDTKDLESVVTWTLTATSTGTHLRMEQTGFRPDQQPYFRGATVGWQRFLTALEDVLARLD, from the coding sequence ATGACCAACACTGCGACCGAAACGCGCTCCGTCATCGTCGAACGTGAAATCCCCTATCCGCCGGAGAAGATCTGGCGTGCCCTTACCCAACCGCATCTGATCGAGGAGTGGCTGATGAAGAACAACTTCAAGCCAGTCGTGGACCACCGTTTCAATCTCAGCGCGGATTGGGGCGGCGTCGACTGTCAGGTCCAGACGGTCGAGCCCAACAAGACGCTGTCCTACACCTGGGACACCAAGGATCTCGAGAGTGTGGTCACCTGGACGCTCACCGCTACGAGCACGGGAACCCATCTGCGCATGGAGCAGACCGGCTTCCGGCCGGATCAGCAGCCCTATTTCCGCGGCGCCACGGTCGGCTGGCAAAGGTTCCTTACTGCCCTGGAAGACGTCCTGGCACGGCTGGATTGA
- the bmt gene encoding betaine--homocysteine S-methyltransferase: MTTTNPIDALLAEKGVLLADGATGTNLFAMGLEAGEAPELLNETAPDTITSLHQNFVDAGADIILTNSFGGTRHRLKLHHAQDRAHALNKRAAELARAVADRAGRKVIVAGSVGPTGELLVPLGAMTYDEAVDAFAEQIEGLKEGGAEVAWIETMSAPDEIRAAAEAAIRVGLPYTYTGSFDTAGRTMMGLLPKDIHGVTDGLSQAPLGVGANCGVGASDILASLLDMTEAKPEATVIVKGNCGIPEFRGTEIHYSGTPELMADYVRLAVDAGAKIVGGCCGTSFQHLAAMRKALDAHTKADRPTVAAIVERIGPMRNKVATENTAETSEARRERRRGRA; the protein is encoded by the coding sequence ATGACGACCACCAACCCGATCGATGCGCTGCTGGCTGAAAAGGGCGTGCTGCTGGCCGATGGCGCCACCGGCACAAATTTGTTCGCCATGGGTCTGGAGGCTGGCGAGGCACCCGAGTTGCTGAACGAGACGGCGCCCGACACCATCACCAGCCTGCACCAGAATTTCGTCGATGCCGGCGCCGACATCATCCTCACCAATTCCTTTGGCGGCACCCGTCACCGCTTGAAGCTGCACCATGCGCAGGACCGTGCGCATGCGCTGAACAAGCGCGCCGCCGAGCTCGCGCGGGCCGTCGCCGACAGAGCCGGCCGCAAGGTGATCGTCGCCGGCTCGGTCGGCCCGACCGGCGAATTGCTGGTGCCGCTTGGCGCCATGACCTATGACGAGGCGGTCGACGCCTTTGCCGAGCAGATCGAGGGCCTCAAGGAAGGCGGCGCCGAAGTCGCCTGGATCGAGACGATGTCGGCTCCCGACGAGATCCGCGCCGCCGCCGAGGCGGCGATCCGCGTCGGCCTGCCCTACACCTACACCGGTTCCTTCGATACCGCCGGCCGCACCATGATGGGCCTGCTGCCCAAGGATATCCACGGCGTCACCGACGGGCTTTCGCAGGCGCCGCTCGGCGTTGGCGCCAATTGCGGCGTCGGCGCGTCCGACATCCTCGCCTCGCTGCTCGACATGACCGAGGCGAAGCCGGAGGCAACGGTGATCGTCAAGGGCAATTGCGGCATCCCCGAATTCCGCGGCACCGAAATCCATTACTCTGGCACGCCCGAACTGATGGCCGACTATGTACGCCTCGCTGTCGACGCCGGCGCGAAAATTGTCGGCGGCTGCTGCGGAACCTCGTTCCAGCACCTTGCCGCCATGCGCAAGGCGCTCGACGCGCACACCAAGGCGGATCGTCCGACGGTTGCCGCGATCGTCGAGCGCATTGGTCCGATGCGCAACAAGGTGGCGACGGAAAACACCGCCGAGACCAGTGAAGCCCGCCGCGAGCGCCGCCGCGGCCGGGCCTGA
- a CDS encoding FadR family transcriptional regulator, which produces MQPAIRTNLTDSATESLRAEIVSGRWGVGERIPNEAALTDLLSVSRGTVREAVRVLVSRGLLDTRQGSGTYVRSAVDTSAALDRVKRSGLRDQWEARAALDLEAARLAALRHTPADLERMRQLLAERGTVADGGSDAFIRRDLAFHKSVVAASGNRAMMELYDFFTAAITETIHATLEGNLPEPDQQAHAAIVEAIAASDPERAVAAVRAFMAPVLAQLERLLSQ; this is translated from the coding sequence ATGCAACCCGCCATTAGAACCAATCTTACCGACAGCGCCACCGAAAGCCTGCGTGCCGAGATCGTCAGCGGCCGCTGGGGCGTCGGCGAGCGTATTCCCAATGAGGCAGCCCTGACCGACCTTCTGTCGGTGAGCCGTGGCACTGTGCGCGAAGCGGTGCGGGTGCTGGTCTCGCGGGGATTGCTCGATACGCGCCAGGGCTCGGGCACCTATGTGCGCTCCGCCGTCGATACCTCCGCCGCGCTCGACCGGGTCAAGCGCAGCGGCCTGCGCGATCAATGGGAGGCGCGGGCAGCGCTGGACCTGGAGGCGGCACGGCTCGCCGCCTTGCGTCACACGCCGGCCGACCTCGAACGGATGCGTCAATTGCTTGCAGAGCGGGGCACCGTCGCCGACGGCGGAAGCGATGCCTTCATCCGCCGCGATCTCGCCTTCCACAAGTCGGTCGTCGCAGCGTCCGGCAACAGAGCGATGATGGAGCTCTACGACTTCTTCACCGCCGCCATCACCGAGACCATCCATGCCACGCTCGAGGGCAATCTGCCCGAACCGGACCAGCAGGCGCATGCGGCAATCGTCGAGGCCATTGCCGCGAGCGATCCCGAGCGTGCGGTTGCCGCCGTCCGCGCCTTCATGGCGCCGGTGCTTGCCCAGCTTGAAAGACTGCTTTCGCAATGA